A stretch of the bacterium genome encodes the following:
- a CDS encoding cobalamin-dependent protein (Presence of a B(12) (cobalamin)-binding domain implies dependence on cobalamin itself, in one of its several forms, or in some unusual lineages, dependence on a cobalamin-like analog.), which yields MSRIQPQMANRVSSEATTEFRAKMDELLVAVDEHLALDAEFHCAGIDCDQLGLSRHVNHEFGRLLAAVYEFGIFDRLTDESRWFVSMLTRHGFAPGYFGRMLEAWSAAVMSNIRLSYARELTAPLDSLRGSLGLLIEGKRPEPTLSAEAKGLLDRLRARRRREAAESVLALARAGRTLEQVVDDVVLPAMRQLGFLWETGIVSVAEEHAATEICRYMLYRLFDSIEPAKPVGLKALASCVPGEEHEMGVEIVGEYLRLKGWEVFSVGRSTPLEDMLKALADFRPQVAFFSATLVANLPAARGLVNEAQKTLPGLGVVLGGAAAVAAAEVLAGPRLRVAAHFAEAASMGAALAEPNA from the coding sequence TTGAGTAGAATCCAGCCACAGATGGCAAACCGGGTTTCTAGCGAAGCTACAACCGAGTTCCGAGCGAAGATGGACGAGTTGCTCGTGGCCGTGGACGAGCACCTGGCGCTCGATGCGGAGTTCCACTGCGCCGGCATCGACTGCGACCAACTCGGGCTGTCCCGTCACGTCAATCACGAGTTCGGCCGGCTGCTGGCCGCGGTCTACGAGTTCGGCATATTTGACCGCCTGACCGACGAGTCGCGCTGGTTCGTATCGATGCTGACCCGGCATGGATTCGCGCCGGGCTATTTCGGCCGGATGCTCGAAGCGTGGAGCGCCGCCGTAATGAGTAACATCCGACTGTCATACGCGCGCGAATTGACGGCGCCTCTTGACAGCCTGCGCGGCAGTCTCGGCCTGCTGATCGAGGGTAAGCGGCCCGAGCCGACCCTATCGGCCGAGGCGAAGGGGCTGCTCGACCGGTTGCGCGCGCGCCGGCGTCGCGAGGCGGCCGAGAGCGTACTCGCGCTGGCCCGGGCCGGCCGCACTTTGGAACAGGTCGTGGACGATGTTGTGCTCCCCGCGATGAGGCAACTTGGTTTCCTGTGGGAGACGGGCATTGTCTCAGTGGCCGAGGAGCACGCCGCGACCGAGATCTGCCGCTACATGTTGTACCGACTGTTCGACAGCATTGAGCCCGCGAAGCCCGTGGGCCTGAAGGCGCTGGCTTCGTGCGTGCCGGGAGAAGAGCACGAAATGGGCGTGGAGATTGTCGGCGAGTATCTGCGGCTCAAGGGCTGGGAGGTCTTCAGTGTCGGCCGGTCAACCCCGCTGGAGGACATGTTGAAGGCGCTGGCCGATTTCCGTCCGCAGGTCGCATTCTTCTCGGCAACGCTGGTTGCCAATCTGCCGGCGGCGCGCGGGTTGGTCAATGAGGCGCAGAAGACGCTCCCCGGACTGGGAGTAGTTCTGGGCGGGGCGGCCGCGGTTGCGGCGGCTGAGGTGCTGGCCGGGCCGAGGTTACGTGTGGCCGCTCACTTCGCCGAGGCGGCGTCGATGGGGGCGGCTTTGGCCGAGCCGAATGCGTAG
- a CDS encoding efflux RND transporter periplasmic adaptor subunit, producing the protein MARRIRSSLFWIAAVVVIFFVVFAVLRSAPHKSAPVPPKLVSSPARIYGTVEPLGGPVYVAAQVPRSVARIAVREGDTVRAGQTLVVLESSVEEAQVRAALARAVAAENTSAISSQAFTRAAGLYAAKGISEQDYQQALLTARLDSANAAAAKADAALAQAQLDQLTLKSPVDGIVYKLNLMQGQTLAAGADSNIIVGAVRQQARMFVESFWLGRLKVGDVYKIHDSETNRDLGPGRVVSLSPYVGGRTVRTEDIGERFDAEYQIAVVQLDTTGLPLGLNVVAEVPAPAK; encoded by the coding sequence ATGGCAAGACGAATACGGAGTTCTTTGTTCTGGATTGCGGCAGTGGTGGTCATCTTCTTCGTGGTGTTCGCGGTGCTGCGCTCGGCGCCGCACAAGTCCGCGCCGGTTCCGCCGAAATTGGTATCCTCGCCGGCACGTATCTACGGCACTGTCGAACCGCTGGGCGGGCCGGTCTATGTTGCCGCGCAGGTCCCTCGCAGCGTCGCTCGCATCGCCGTCCGCGAGGGAGACACAGTTCGGGCCGGTCAGACACTGGTCGTGCTGGAGAGTTCGGTCGAGGAGGCACAGGTTCGCGCCGCGCTGGCCCGGGCCGTTGCCGCCGAGAATACTTCCGCAATCAGCAGCCAGGCTTTCACGCGGGCTGCGGGCTTGTACGCAGCCAAGGGCATCTCTGAGCAGGACTACCAGCAGGCCCTGCTCACGGCCCGGCTGGACTCGGCAAACGCAGCCGCGGCCAAAGCCGACGCCGCGCTGGCTCAGGCGCAGCTTGACCAGCTTACCCTCAAGTCCCCGGTCGACGGCATCGTCTACAAGCTCAACCTGATGCAGGGGCAGACTCTCGCGGCCGGGGCGGACTCGAATATCATCGTGGGGGCAGTCAGGCAGCAGGCGCGGATGTTCGTGGAGTCGTTCTGGCTGGGACGACTGAAGGTCGGCGACGTGTACAAAATCCACGACTCGGAGACGAACCGGGACTTGGGGCCGGGCCGTGTGGTTTCACTGTCTCCTTACGTCGGAGGTCGGACGGTGCGCACCGAGGACATCGGCGAGCGGTTTGACGCCGAGTACCAGATTGCAGT
- a CDS encoding ABC transporter ATP-binding protein: MLEPVLQLDGVARDFSDGRIVRRVLKETRLDIFPGELTALAGPSGSGKTTLLTIMGLVLRPSAGRIVVAGNEVGELSEDDLATLRMKKYGFVFQQAALVPALSAIDNVLVATAIQGGRIRPETRQRALELLDKLGMKEYVDSRPQQLSGGQQQRVGIARALMGDPVLMLCDEPTSALDVESSRLVLDTLKRLSRDPHRAVVLVTHDPRVFPYADRLIKMEDGAIVYDTRTASAGGI, from the coding sequence ATGCTTGAGCCGGTACTGCAGCTTGACGGAGTCGCACGGGACTTCTCCGATGGCCGCATAGTCCGGCGCGTTCTCAAGGAAACCAGACTCGACATCTTCCCCGGTGAGCTGACCGCGCTGGCCGGACCGTCAGGTTCCGGCAAGACCACGCTGCTTACCATCATGGGGCTGGTCCTCAGGCCTTCGGCCGGGAGGATAGTGGTGGCCGGGAACGAAGTGGGGGAGTTGAGTGAGGATGATCTCGCTACCCTGCGAATGAAGAAGTATGGGTTCGTGTTCCAGCAGGCAGCTTTGGTACCTGCACTTTCGGCCATTGACAACGTCCTGGTGGCTACGGCGATCCAGGGCGGCCGAATCAGGCCCGAGACGAGACAGCGGGCCCTTGAGTTGCTCGACAAGCTCGGGATGAAGGAGTATGTCGACTCCCGGCCCCAGCAGCTTTCCGGCGGGCAGCAGCAACGCGTGGGCATCGCCCGCGCCTTGATGGGCGATCCGGTGCTGATGCTGTGCGACGAGCCGACCTCGGCGCTGGACGTTGAGAGCAGCCGCCTCGTCCTGGACACGCTCAAACGTCTTTCCCGCGACCCGCATCGCGCCGTCGTTCTCGTCACCCACGACCCGAGAGTATTTCCCTATGCCGACCGACTGATAAAGATGGAAGACGGCGCCATAGTGTACGACACGCGGACCGCTTCCGCAGGAGGCATCTGA
- a CDS encoding ABC transporter permease, translating to MRRYAAVRMLLHERSTTAGAILGVVAIVFLVGQQLAIMFGLFTLMSAVVDNSGADIWVVSKNVENTASVSSLPSRYVDRLAGLQEIDWAEPAIYSAAQLRLPNGTFEPVQIVGVTRPELHGGPWRFTAGSNDVLLENDGATVDKFDLQDVGNPEIGKIVEVNGVRVRVAGYTEGTRSFGAPLLFTNATKAREVTGLAADRCNDILVRLKPGTNVKQALADIEALLPKASALTSQELSRNTIIYNLTSTGIGSSFGLSTLVGLLVGVVIITLTMYTNVLNRQRDFAVLRALGARRRDVFVIIIYQALTIGFVGLLIGFFLLAGFLFGVKGSRLPANLPLWLPPAHALLTFLLCFGGSALALRRALKIEPASAFR from the coding sequence ATGCGTAGGTACGCAGCGGTCCGGATGCTCTTGCACGAGCGGTCAACGACCGCCGGAGCCATACTCGGCGTGGTGGCAATTGTGTTTCTCGTCGGCCAGCAGTTGGCGATAATGTTCGGGCTGTTCACCTTGATGTCGGCGGTGGTTGACAACAGCGGGGCCGATATCTGGGTCGTGTCCAAGAACGTGGAGAATACCGCCTCAGTCAGCAGCCTGCCAAGCCGGTACGTGGACCGGCTGGCCGGATTGCAGGAAATCGACTGGGCCGAACCCGCGATTTACTCCGCTGCGCAGCTTCGGTTGCCGAATGGGACGTTCGAGCCCGTGCAGATTGTCGGCGTCACCCGGCCGGAGCTCCACGGTGGGCCGTGGCGCTTCACGGCCGGCAGCAACGACGTGCTGCTTGAGAACGATGGTGCAACGGTGGACAAGTTTGACCTGCAGGATGTTGGTAATCCTGAGATCGGGAAGATCGTTGAGGTGAATGGAGTACGTGTCCGGGTGGCCGGCTACACCGAGGGCACGCGGTCGTTCGGAGCTCCTCTGCTCTTCACCAACGCGACCAAGGCCCGCGAAGTGACGGGTCTTGCGGCCGACCGGTGCAATGACATCCTGGTCAGGCTCAAGCCCGGGACGAACGTCAAGCAGGCTCTGGCCGATATCGAGGCGCTGTTGCCCAAGGCCTCGGCCCTGACTTCGCAGGAGCTGTCGCGCAATACCATCATTTACAACCTCACGAGCACCGGTATCGGTTCGAGCTTCGGACTCTCGACGCTCGTGGGCCTGCTTGTCGGCGTCGTCATCATCACGTTGACGATGTACACGAACGTGCTGAATCGGCAGCGGGACTTCGCAGTCCTGCGCGCGCTCGGGGCGCGGCGTCGCGATGTCTTCGTAATAATCATCTACCAGGCCCTGACCATCGGGTTTGTGGGGCTGCTCATCGGCTTCTTCCTGCTCGCGGGCTTCCTGTTCGGAGTGAAGGGCTCACGCCTCCCGGCGAACCTGCCGCTATGGCTGCCGCCGGCCCATGCGCTGCTTACGTTCCTGTTATGCTTCGGCGGGTCCGCGCTGGCCCTGCGCCGAGCGCTGAAGATCGAGCCGGCATCGGCGTTCAGGTAA